A genomic window from Glycine max cultivar Williams 82 chromosome 17, Glycine_max_v4.0, whole genome shotgun sequence includes:
- the LOC100779491 gene encoding DUF21 domain-containing protein At4g14240 isoform X2 has translation MPASHVSSSSSPASCPVSPSDSCLWVSSTSRFSSGVVLLLRKCKLRSYFLWLKNNTSFLSLCFYVMLLPWRSFNSIALPPFAYTIGFETCNLQALPLYLDKLFNQFVAIILSVTFVLFFGEVIPQAICSRYGLAVGANFAWLVRILMIICYPVSYPVGKVLDHLLGHNEALFRRAQLKALVSIHSQEAGKGGELTHDETTIISGALDLTEKTAEEAMTPIESTFSLDVNSKLDWEAMGKVLARGHSRVPVYSGNPRNIIGLLLVKSLLTVRPETETPVSAVSIRRIPRVPSDMPLYDILNEFQKGSSHMAAVVKARGKGKETPQIIDEEKNEENESIGGDSQLTTPLLQKQDAKSGSVVVDIAKPSKPSSINKLSGLQRSDGTTNGPSSENIEDGEVIGIITLEDVFEELLQEEIVDETDEYVDVHKRIRVAAAAAASSVARAPSSRRLTNQKGAGIQSKPGQAQKKSAEENGLNSTKQ, from the exons ATGCCGGCATCTCATGTTTCCTCGTCCTCTTCGCCGGCATCATGTCCGGTCTCACCCTCGGACTCATGTCTCTGGGTCTCGTCGACCTCGAGATTCTCGAGCGGAGTGGTTCTCCTGTTGAGAAAATGCAAGCTG CGGTCATACTTCCTGTGGTTAAAAAACAACACCAGCTTCTTGTCACTCTGCTTCTATGTAATGCTGTTGCCATGGAGGTCATTCAATTCAATTGCATTGCCCCCCTTTGCCTATA CCATTGGCTTTGAAACTTGCAATCTGCAGGCTTTGCCGTTATACCTAGATAAACTATTCAATCAGTTTGTTGCTATCATTCTCTCTGTAACTTTCGTTCTATTTTTCGGGGAG GTTATTCCACAAGCAATTTGTAGTAGATATGGTCTTGCTGTAGGTGCCAACTTTGCATGGCTAGTGCGGATTTTAATGATTATCTGTTACCCAGTTTCTTATCCAGTTGGAAAG GTTCTGGATCACCTATTGGGGCATAATGAGGCTTTATTTAGGCGAGCTCAGTTAAAAGCCCTTGTCTCCATTCACAGCCAGGAG GCTGGGAAAGGTGGTGAGCTTACACATGATGAAACAACAATTATCAGTGGAGCACTCGATTTAACTGAGAAG ACTGCAGAGGAGGCTATGACTCCTATTGAATCAACATTTTCTTTGGATGTTAATTCAAAGTTGGATTG GGAAGCAATGGGAAAAGTTCTTGCTCGCGGGCACAGCCGAGTTCCTGTCTATTCTGGAAATCCAAGGAATATTATTGGGCTTCTACTG GTCAAAAGTCTTCTTACTGTACGACCAGAAACAGAGACACCTGTCAGTGCTGTATCCATCCGGAGAATTCCACG GGTTCCATCAGATATGCCTCTCTATGATATACTAAATGAGTTCCAAAAGGGAAGTAGTCATATGGCTGCTGTTGTTAAGGCTAGGGGAAAAGGCAAAGAAACTCCACAAATCATtgatgaagagaaaaatgaagaaaacgaAAGCATTGGTGGGGATTCACAGTTGACCACTCCATTGCTACAGAAGCAGGATGCAAAATCAGGAAGTGTTGTTGTTGACATAGCCAAGCCTTCAAAGCCTTCCAGCATTAATAAGCTGTCTGGTTTGCAACGTAGTGATGGCACAACAAATGGTCCCTCTTCAGAAAATATTGAAGATGGTGAAGTGATTGGCATTATCACTTTGGAAGATGTATTTGAAGAACTTCTGCAA GAAGAAATTGTTGATGAGACAGATGAATATGTGGATGTTCATAAGAG aATACGTGTTGCTGCAGCTGCAGCTGCTTCCTCAGTGGCCCGAGCTCCATCATCACGAAGGTTGACTAACCAGAAGGGAGCA
- the LOC100779491 gene encoding DUF21 domain-containing protein At4g14240 isoform X1 — MRAVSALMVARMLTRDHSLPVLCSESIPFRSVWWFVYAGISCFLVLFAGIMSGLTLGLMSLGLVDLEILERSGSPVEKMQAAVILPVVKKQHQLLVTLLLCNAVAMEALPLYLDKLFNQFVAIILSVTFVLFFGEVIPQAICSRYGLAVGANFAWLVRILMIICYPVSYPVGKVLDHLLGHNEALFRRAQLKALVSIHSQEAGKGGELTHDETTIISGALDLTEKTAEEAMTPIESTFSLDVNSKLDWEAMGKVLARGHSRVPVYSGNPRNIIGLLLVKSLLTVRPETETPVSAVSIRRIPRVPSDMPLYDILNEFQKGSSHMAAVVKARGKGKETPQIIDEEKNEENESIGGDSQLTTPLLQKQDAKSGSVVVDIAKPSKPSSINKLSGLQRSDGTTNGPSSENIEDGEVIGIITLEDVFEELLQEEIVDETDEYVDVHKRIRVAAAAAASSVARAPSSRRLTNQKGAGIQSKPGQAQKKSAEENGLNSTKQ, encoded by the exons ATGAGGGCAGTGAGTGCGTTAATGGTGGCTCGGATGTTGACGCGGGACCACTCTCTCCCTGTCCTTTGCAGCGAAAGCATACCCTTCCGATCGGTCTGGTGGTTCGTCTATGCCGGCATCTCATGTTTCCTCGTCCTCTTCGCCGGCATCATGTCCGGTCTCACCCTCGGACTCATGTCTCTGGGTCTCGTCGACCTCGAGATTCTCGAGCGGAGTGGTTCTCCTGTTGAGAAAATGCAAGCTG CGGTCATACTTCCTGTGGTTAAAAAACAACACCAGCTTCTTGTCACTCTGCTTCTATGTAATGCTGTTGCCATGGAG GCTTTGCCGTTATACCTAGATAAACTATTCAATCAGTTTGTTGCTATCATTCTCTCTGTAACTTTCGTTCTATTTTTCGGGGAG GTTATTCCACAAGCAATTTGTAGTAGATATGGTCTTGCTGTAGGTGCCAACTTTGCATGGCTAGTGCGGATTTTAATGATTATCTGTTACCCAGTTTCTTATCCAGTTGGAAAG GTTCTGGATCACCTATTGGGGCATAATGAGGCTTTATTTAGGCGAGCTCAGTTAAAAGCCCTTGTCTCCATTCACAGCCAGGAG GCTGGGAAAGGTGGTGAGCTTACACATGATGAAACAACAATTATCAGTGGAGCACTCGATTTAACTGAGAAG ACTGCAGAGGAGGCTATGACTCCTATTGAATCAACATTTTCTTTGGATGTTAATTCAAAGTTGGATTG GGAAGCAATGGGAAAAGTTCTTGCTCGCGGGCACAGCCGAGTTCCTGTCTATTCTGGAAATCCAAGGAATATTATTGGGCTTCTACTG GTCAAAAGTCTTCTTACTGTACGACCAGAAACAGAGACACCTGTCAGTGCTGTATCCATCCGGAGAATTCCACG GGTTCCATCAGATATGCCTCTCTATGATATACTAAATGAGTTCCAAAAGGGAAGTAGTCATATGGCTGCTGTTGTTAAGGCTAGGGGAAAAGGCAAAGAAACTCCACAAATCATtgatgaagagaaaaatgaagaaaacgaAAGCATTGGTGGGGATTCACAGTTGACCACTCCATTGCTACAGAAGCAGGATGCAAAATCAGGAAGTGTTGTTGTTGACATAGCCAAGCCTTCAAAGCCTTCCAGCATTAATAAGCTGTCTGGTTTGCAACGTAGTGATGGCACAACAAATGGTCCCTCTTCAGAAAATATTGAAGATGGTGAAGTGATTGGCATTATCACTTTGGAAGATGTATTTGAAGAACTTCTGCAA GAAGAAATTGTTGATGAGACAGATGAATATGTGGATGTTCATAAGAG aATACGTGTTGCTGCAGCTGCAGCTGCTTCCTCAGTGGCCCGAGCTCCATCATCACGAAGGTTGACTAACCAGAAGGGAGCA